A single genomic interval of uncultured Pseudodesulfovibrio sp. harbors:
- a CDS encoding amino acid permease, translating into MAKSGKMTIFTLSMMTVAAVVSLRGLPLMAKEGLSMIFYILFAAVMFLIPASLVAAELGGAFSNKSGGVYTWIKEAFGSRWGFTAIWLQWIQNVVWYPTVLAFAASALAYLFMDPELANDGTYTGIVILVCYWGATFMTMAGTDVASKVTKYGVILGTLLPGVIIIALGLFWVIQGNPIHFLEPSTAVVAAEKLAGEAPHARLFPHITGLGSVAFLAGIVLLFAGVEVHAVHANEMKNPAKEFPASMFLAAGIIFCLFLAGSMAVAAVIPESKISLTAGLMQAFKQVLDTFHLGFITPLMGLLCAFGAIGGVMSWVGGPSRGLLYTSREGEIPPFMAKVNSKGIQVNILLIQAVIVSTLASLYFIMDNVSVAFFMLSAMTITLYLVVYILMYSAAIKLRYTHPELPRSYKVPGGKFGIWALAGLGLMGVSFALVVGFFPPTNLPVGNPALYVGLVASGMILFIGLPLLIHALKKPEWVQHPDK; encoded by the coding sequence ATGGCAAAATCCGGCAAAATGACAATCTTTACACTCAGCATGATGACGGTCGCGGCGGTCGTCAGCCTGCGCGGGCTGCCCCTCATGGCAAAAGAGGGACTCTCCATGATTTTCTACATCCTGTTCGCAGCCGTGATGTTCCTTATCCCTGCTTCACTCGTTGCTGCGGAACTGGGAGGCGCATTCAGCAACAAGAGTGGCGGCGTCTACACATGGATAAAAGAGGCTTTCGGTTCACGCTGGGGATTCACCGCCATCTGGCTGCAATGGATTCAGAATGTCGTCTGGTATCCGACAGTGCTCGCCTTTGCTGCCAGCGCACTCGCCTACCTGTTCATGGACCCGGAACTGGCCAATGATGGGACCTATACAGGCATTGTCATTCTGGTCTGCTACTGGGGGGCCACCTTCATGACCATGGCCGGAACTGACGTTGCCAGCAAGGTCACCAAATACGGTGTGATCTTAGGGACTTTGCTGCCAGGAGTGATCATCATCGCCCTCGGCCTGTTTTGGGTCATTCAGGGCAACCCCATCCATTTTCTTGAACCAAGCACTGCCGTCGTGGCCGCTGAGAAACTGGCCGGAGAAGCGCCGCACGCCCGCCTGTTCCCTCACATCACAGGCCTCGGCAGCGTGGCTTTTCTGGCAGGCATCGTGCTCCTGTTCGCTGGCGTCGAAGTACACGCCGTCCATGCCAATGAGATGAAAAATCCCGCCAAGGAATTTCCAGCCAGCATGTTCCTTGCCGCAGGGATAATCTTCTGCCTGTTCCTCGCCGGTTCCATGGCGGTAGCGGCCGTCATCCCGGAATCAAAAATCAGCCTGACCGCAGGGTTGATGCAGGCCTTCAAACAAGTTCTCGACACATTTCACCTCGGATTCATCACCCCGCTCATGGGCCTGCTATGCGCGTTCGGTGCCATCGGCGGCGTCATGTCATGGGTCGGCGGTCCGAGCCGGGGACTGCTCTACACTTCACGGGAAGGCGAGATTCCGCCCTTCATGGCAAAGGTCAACAGCAAGGGCATACAGGTGAACATCCTCCTCATACAGGCTGTCATCGTCAGCACGCTCGCTTCACTCTATTTCATCATGGACAACGTAAGCGTGGCCTTTTTCATGCTCTCGGCCATGACCATCACCCTCTATCTGGTCGTATACATCCTCATGTATTCGGCTGCGATAAAACTCAGGTACACCCACCCGGAACTGCCGCGGTCCTACAAGGTACCCGGCGGTAAATTCGGCATATGGGCTTTGGCTGGCCTCGGACTCATGGGGGTATCCTTCGCCCTTGTAGTCGGTTTTTTCCCGCCGACAAATCTGCCGGTGGGCAACCCCGCCCTTTACGTGGGGCTGGTCGCCAGCGGTATGATTCTCTTCATCGGCCTGCCGCTTCTCATCCACGCACTCAAGAAACCGGAATGGGTCCAACACCCGGACAAATAG
- a CDS encoding GAF domain-containing protein has translation MGDYHDYTPEMLSQVFDHRLQQSDIRRILDSLSKSDRHTFLDKISETFGKFTALLEVSNRLADSLSLDTLFSRLVSLTTEALHADRGTIFLNDRKSDELFSRIAMGDNLQEIRFPNHLGIAGSVFTSGDSLLIPDAYADPRFNQEIDKKTGYRTRNILTAPIRNKFGTPVGVIQILNKLDGDFLDGDLSMLEAMGAQASSALIKAQLYEQVEKSRKEEKELFEVTKAISTEIHLIPLIQKIMATTTTILEADRSTLFVNDPKTNELWAMVAEGVETKEIRFPNHLGIAGTVFTTGETANIPDAYADPRFNQEIDKKTGYKTDSILCMPVYNKDNEAVGVIQSLNKKDGPFTEKDESRVRAFSAQAAIAIENARLFENVLRMKNYNESILESMSSGLITFDDELRVEKCNAVALNLLGEKEENILELPVDDLFHGTGKWIATTVAKVMDTGEADIALDTEMELPTGSIIAVNMTTLPLVSSEGDVIGALLVFEDISGEKRLKGTLARYMTKEVADQLMEAGEAELGGQMKPVTIFFSDIRSFTTISESLGAHETVAMLNDYFTDMVDIIFDHGGILDKYIGDAIMAVFGAPFPTGQDADQAVQAAIEQMRALHKFNVRRQKEGRQTLDIGIGLNTAEVVVGNIGSEKRMDYTVIGDGVNLASRLEGANKVYGSNILISEGTKAQLKESYTLREADLIRVKGKTEPVAIFEVLDHHDTESFPNLAEAVPLFQKGYSLYHEGDFAGAKKTFSECLALNPNDRTAKLYVDRCAHFIATPPEGEWDGVWTMTSK, from the coding sequence ATGGGAGACTACCACGACTACACACCGGAAATGCTGAGTCAGGTCTTTGACCACCGGCTCCAGCAATCCGATATCCGCCGCATTCTCGACAGCCTGAGCAAGTCCGACCGGCATACATTCCTTGACAAAATATCCGAAACCTTCGGCAAATTCACCGCCCTGCTGGAAGTCTCCAACCGTCTGGCCGACTCGCTCTCTCTGGACACCCTCTTTTCCCGCCTCGTCAGCCTGACGACTGAGGCGCTGCACGCAGACCGCGGAACGATTTTTCTCAATGACCGCAAATCAGACGAGCTCTTTTCCCGTATCGCCATGGGTGACAATCTTCAGGAAATCCGCTTTCCGAATCATCTCGGCATCGCGGGGTCAGTGTTCACATCAGGAGACTCGCTCCTCATTCCCGATGCATACGCAGACCCGCGCTTCAATCAGGAAATTGACAAAAAGACAGGGTACCGCACCCGTAACATCCTGACCGCCCCCATCCGCAACAAATTCGGGACTCCGGTAGGAGTCATCCAGATTCTCAACAAGCTGGACGGCGACTTTCTCGACGGCGACCTGTCCATGCTGGAAGCCATGGGCGCACAGGCGTCCTCCGCTCTCATCAAGGCACAACTCTATGAACAGGTAGAAAAATCACGCAAAGAGGAAAAAGAGCTTTTCGAAGTCACCAAGGCGATCTCCACGGAAATCCACCTCATCCCGCTGATCCAAAAGATCATGGCAACCACCACGACCATACTTGAGGCAGACCGATCCACCCTTTTCGTCAACGATCCCAAAACCAATGAACTCTGGGCCATGGTGGCTGAAGGCGTAGAGACGAAGGAAATCCGTTTCCCCAACCATCTCGGCATCGCTGGAACCGTTTTCACGACCGGGGAAACAGCCAATATTCCGGACGCCTATGCGGACCCGCGGTTCAATCAGGAAATCGACAAGAAGACCGGATACAAGACCGACTCCATCCTGTGCATGCCGGTCTACAACAAAGACAACGAAGCCGTCGGCGTCATCCAGTCACTGAACAAGAAGGACGGGCCGTTCACGGAAAAGGATGAAAGCCGCGTACGGGCCTTTTCAGCACAGGCAGCCATCGCCATTGAAAACGCCCGACTGTTCGAGAACGTGCTGAGGATGAAAAACTACAACGAGTCCATCCTCGAATCCATGTCCAGCGGCCTGATAACCTTTGACGACGAACTGCGCGTAGAAAAATGCAATGCCGTGGCCCTGAACCTCCTTGGAGAAAAAGAAGAGAATATCCTTGAACTCCCAGTGGATGACCTCTTCCACGGCACGGGAAAATGGATCGCAACCACGGTTGCCAAAGTCATGGACACAGGCGAGGCCGACATCGCACTGGATACAGAAATGGAATTGCCCACCGGCAGCATTATTGCCGTCAACATGACCACACTGCCGCTTGTCAGTTCGGAAGGCGATGTAATCGGTGCCCTGCTCGTATTTGAAGACATCAGCGGTGAGAAACGGCTCAAGGGCACACTGGCCCGCTACATGACCAAAGAAGTGGCGGATCAGCTCATGGAAGCAGGCGAGGCGGAACTCGGCGGACAGATGAAGCCGGTGACGATCTTCTTCTCGGACATCCGCAGCTTCACCACCATCTCGGAGTCCCTCGGCGCGCATGAGACGGTAGCCATGCTCAACGATTACTTCACGGACATGGTGGACATCATCTTCGACCACGGCGGCATTCTCGACAAATACATCGGCGACGCCATCATGGCGGTATTCGGTGCGCCCTTCCCGACCGGACAGGACGCGGATCAGGCCGTGCAGGCAGCCATCGAACAGATGCGGGCGCTGCACAAATTCAACGTGCGCCGCCAAAAGGAAGGCAGGCAGACCCTCGACATCGGCATCGGCCTGAACACCGCCGAAGTCGTCGTCGGCAACATCGGCTCGGAAAAACGCATGGACTACACGGTAATCGGAGACGGGGTAAACCTCGCATCCCGGCTTGAAGGAGCCAACAAGGTCTATGGCTCCAACATCCTCATCAGCGAAGGGACAAAAGCCCAGCTCAAGGAATCCTACACCCTCCGCGAGGCCGACCTTATCCGCGTCAAAGGCAAGACCGAACCCGTAGCCATATTCGAAGTTCTCGACCATCACGACACGGAAAGTTTTCCCAATCTGGCCGAAGCCGTCCCTCTCTTTCAAAAAGGGTACTCCCTGTATCACGAAGGGGACTTTGCCGGTGCCAAAAAGACTTTCAGTGAATGCCTTGCCCTGAATCCCAACGACAGAACGGCAAAACTCTATGTTGACCGCTGCGCCCATTTCATCGCCACCCCGCCGGAAGGTGAATGGGACGGGGTGTGGACCATGACCAGCAAATGA
- a CDS encoding ATP-binding protein: MSKATQHLPSRSSRHKPGLVPTVAAYQVIMLVVLTTIGIVMANAMKKISDLATNTRDEVLPAVVERQRTAVNLERLGRFAETVYSSKNPRLRRQYKLAAHILSQDSVFEDDHNINTQVVDAFHDIDKIAQLRSKQDRDQIVADNILLSFAPGSDNAKGLLALNQGQRIGQMLTQADKTLSRADLNDIKSEFENLVNGYSGVSQQTVASIAKARSFLVQRKVILETNSQCETLWNRVNISLEQMADNLSINAAAKADTRFTQIANEAKHAIMTGVAAACALLLALAILLYFAHRDIVVPIIRCVQGLDKVARGDKELDLPKARLRELEDIGNAVTRSAVLMTQLADRTQEMQKANATLEAEIEVREKTQHELARSKEQAEAADRAKSDFLAGMSHEIRTPMNTILGMADLMLATELTPDQRQYIEVFQSSGEMLLGIINDVLDLSKIEAGEIGLETTVIDMEKFISRTHEIVAGRARQKGLDFIVDTDRNIPSHIMGDPVRLRQVLVNLIDNAVKFTEEGHVCLAIRRCKNQEGGCLTFTVMDTGIGIPAEAQKQVFQRFTQADTSTTRKYGGTGLGLAISRRLVELMGGSIHLESSPRQGSTFYFSIDFAVAEAPQPQPKTPLKSLEELSNDLSKTTANVLIAEDSESNQALIELYFKNTACHLDFATDGLEAMEKFMAKDYDLVLMDIQMPVMDGYEATRKIREYENRQGSASPTPIVAVTANAFKEDQERCLAAGCTDYLAKPVSKIKLLQCVGRYVLPQTGNSQANTSP; encoded by the coding sequence ATGAGCAAGGCAACACAGCACCTTCCTTCCCGTTCATCCCGGCATAAACCGGGACTCGTTCCGACAGTGGCAGCATATCAGGTCATCATGCTTGTCGTTCTCACTACCATCGGAATTGTCATGGCCAACGCCATGAAAAAGATTTCAGACCTCGCCACAAACACCCGGGATGAAGTCCTGCCCGCCGTAGTTGAACGCCAACGCACCGCCGTCAACCTTGAACGTCTGGGGCGTTTTGCCGAAACAGTCTACAGTTCCAAGAATCCCCGCCTGCGCCGCCAGTACAAGCTGGCCGCCCATATCCTTTCCCAGGACTCGGTTTTTGAAGACGACCACAACATCAACACACAGGTCGTGGACGCGTTTCACGACATCGACAAGATCGCCCAGCTTCGCAGTAAACAGGATCGTGACCAGATAGTTGCCGACAATATCCTGCTCAGCTTTGCTCCGGGCAGCGACAACGCGAAAGGACTGCTCGCTCTCAATCAGGGACAGCGAATCGGCCAGATGCTGACACAGGCTGACAAGACCCTGTCACGCGCGGACCTCAACGACATAAAAAGCGAATTCGAAAACCTGGTCAACGGATATTCAGGGGTATCCCAACAGACTGTCGCATCCATTGCAAAGGCCCGCTCATTTCTCGTACAGCGCAAGGTCATCCTTGAAACAAACTCCCAATGCGAGACGCTCTGGAACCGGGTCAACATATCGCTTGAACAAATGGCGGACAACCTGTCGATCAACGCAGCCGCCAAGGCCGACACCCGTTTCACCCAGATCGCCAACGAAGCGAAGCACGCCATCATGACCGGTGTGGCTGCGGCCTGCGCCCTGTTGCTGGCTCTGGCAATCCTTCTCTATTTTGCACACCGGGATATCGTGGTTCCCATTATCCGCTGCGTGCAGGGACTCGACAAGGTCGCCCGGGGAGACAAGGAACTCGACCTGCCAAAGGCCAGACTCAGGGAACTCGAAGATATCGGCAACGCCGTTACACGCTCCGCCGTGCTCATGACACAACTCGCCGACCGGACGCAGGAAATGCAAAAGGCCAACGCCACCCTTGAAGCGGAAATAGAAGTCCGCGAAAAAACACAGCATGAACTCGCCCGATCCAAGGAACAGGCCGAAGCGGCCGACCGTGCGAAAAGTGATTTTCTCGCAGGTATGAGTCACGAAATCCGCACCCCCATGAACACCATTCTCGGCATGGCGGATCTGATGCTCGCCACGGAACTCACCCCTGACCAACGCCAATACATCGAAGTATTCCAGTCATCGGGAGAGATGTTGCTGGGCATCATCAATGACGTACTTGATCTGTCCAAAATCGAAGCAGGAGAAATCGGGCTGGAAACAACAGTCATCGACATGGAAAAGTTCATCTCGCGTACCCATGAAATAGTAGCTGGCCGCGCTCGCCAGAAGGGGCTTGATTTCATCGTCGACACGGACCGGAACATTCCTTCGCACATCATGGGAGATCCGGTGCGCCTGCGACAGGTACTGGTGAACCTCATCGACAATGCCGTCAAATTCACGGAAGAAGGCCACGTATGCCTTGCCATTCGCAGATGCAAAAACCAAGAGGGAGGCTGCCTTACTTTCACTGTCATGGATACCGGCATCGGCATACCGGCAGAAGCGCAAAAGCAGGTTTTCCAACGCTTCACACAGGCAGACACATCCACAACCCGCAAATACGGCGGCACAGGGCTCGGACTCGCCATCAGCAGACGGCTGGTGGAACTCATGGGTGGTTCCATTCATTTGGAAAGCTCTCCACGACAGGGTTCGACTTTTTATTTCTCCATAGATTTCGCTGTTGCGGAAGCACCGCAACCGCAGCCGAAGACTCCGCTCAAAAGTCTCGAGGAATTAAGCAACGACCTTTCCAAAACAACAGCCAATGTTCTTATTGCCGAAGATTCCGAAAGCAATCAGGCTCTTATCGAACTGTACTTCAAGAACACCGCCTGCCATCTCGACTTTGCCACCGACGGACTGGAAGCAATGGAAAAATTCATGGCCAAAGACTACGACCTTGTACTCATGGACATCCAGATGCCTGTAATGGATGGCTACGAAGCAACCAGAAAAATCCGGGAATACGAGAACAGACAGGGAAGTGCATCACCGACTCCCATCGTTGCAGTCACGGCCAATGCCTTCAAGGAAGATCAGGAACGCTGCCTTGCCGCCGGATGCACCGACTACCTGGCCAAACCCGTCAGCAAGATAAAACTCCTGCAATGCGTCGGCAGATATGTATTGCCGCAGACAGGGAACTCACAAGCAAACACATCTCCTTAG
- a CDS encoding transporter substrate-binding domain-containing protein gives MKSLRWLILVLALPLFCGHAMAGEPLRIATEGAYPPFNFIDDQGNLSGFDVEIAKALCQAMNVECTLEAVKWDDILPGLVQNKYDAVIASMAQTPERQKFADFTDYYYRSRSTFVGNPTKPFVQTSAGLSGLTLTAQRDTVQARYLQDNFSDTATIRNAPTTDEAFTMLVRGETDAVLSDSLTIFGFLQTPEGAPFDFVGTPLPESDPSSTARIAVRKGDTQLLNAFHKALRDIRLNGVYDKINRRYFPFSIY, from the coding sequence ATGAAATCATTGCGTTGGCTCATTCTTGTTCTGGCACTTCCGCTTTTCTGCGGACACGCTATGGCTGGCGAGCCCCTGCGCATCGCCACCGAAGGAGCGTATCCCCCCTTCAACTTTATCGACGATCAGGGCAACCTCAGCGGATTCGATGTGGAAATAGCCAAGGCTCTCTGTCAGGCCATGAATGTGGAATGCACTCTTGAGGCCGTAAAGTGGGACGACATTCTTCCGGGTCTGGTACAAAACAAGTATGACGCTGTCATCGCAAGCATGGCACAGACGCCCGAACGCCAGAAATTCGCCGATTTCACAGACTACTACTATCGCTCCCGTTCGACATTCGTAGGAAATCCGACCAAGCCTTTCGTACAGACAAGCGCAGGTCTTTCAGGACTGACACTCACAGCACAGAGAGACACGGTACAGGCACGGTATCTTCAGGACAATTTCAGCGATACGGCCACCATCAGGAACGCCCCGACAACAGACGAAGCGTTTACCATGCTTGTGCGGGGAGAAACCGACGCAGTGCTTTCCGACAGCCTGACCATCTTTGGTTTTCTTCAGACTCCCGAAGGAGCACCCTTTGACTTCGTGGGCACACCGCTCCCGGAAAGCGACCCGTCCAGTACCGCCCGTATAGCGGTTCGCAAGGGTGACACGCAGCTTCTCAACGCCTTTCACAAAGCCCTGCGGGATATTCGGCTCAACGGCGTCTACGACAAAATCAACCGCAGGTATTTCCCCTTCTCCATCTACTAA
- a CDS encoding glycosyltransferase family A protein, whose translation MRLKVGVPFAKHGRITDETLGSLRALSQCRDIETEIITQQGSNVPRARNAMINGDQSNLIRQTLPDFDYFLCVDADTAFTVDNVRQLMAHDLDIVSGSYTHKHMPELLVAGWFDEVEGVSPREKRVPLEQAGLLEVDWVGAGFLLLKKDVLEHTPYPWFTSMEVEYPSDEGPCSQVVSEDFGFCMKMRRNGKKIMLDADCRVDHVPHPNEMTTPGAMLSNALNDLLRNRDIIIRHIKAMDRENTKLKEMLKKTSGSND comes from the coding sequence ATGAGACTCAAAGTTGGCGTCCCCTTTGCCAAACACGGCCGGATCACCGATGAAACACTGGGAAGCCTCCGCGCCCTGAGCCAGTGCAGGGATATCGAAACGGAAATCATCACCCAGCAGGGCAGCAACGTCCCACGCGCCCGAAACGCAATGATAAACGGAGACCAATCCAACCTCATCCGCCAGACGCTGCCTGATTTCGACTACTTTCTCTGTGTGGATGCAGACACCGCCTTCACCGTGGACAACGTCAGACAGCTTATGGCGCACGACCTCGACATCGTCAGCGGTTCGTATACGCACAAACATATGCCGGAACTTCTGGTCGCCGGATGGTTCGATGAAGTGGAGGGCGTTTCCCCCCGTGAAAAACGCGTACCGCTGGAGCAGGCCGGCCTCCTGGAGGTTGACTGGGTCGGGGCAGGCTTTCTGCTTCTGAAAAAAGACGTTCTCGAACACACTCCCTACCCGTGGTTCACGTCCATGGAAGTGGAATATCCGTCCGATGAAGGCCCCTGTAGTCAAGTGGTAAGCGAAGACTTCGGCTTCTGCATGAAAATGCGTAGGAACGGGAAAAAAATCATGCTTGATGCGGACTGCCGCGTGGATCACGTACCGCACCCCAACGAAATGACCACACCGGGTGCCATGCTCTCCAACGCACTCAACGACCTGCTACGCAACAGGGATATCATCATCCGCCACATCAAGGCCATGGACAGGGAAAACACAAAGCTCAAGGAAATGCTGAAAAAGACATCCGGCAGCAATGATTAG
- a CDS encoding FecR domain-containing protein, with protein sequence MTPQTGMQIGSVVTLNGVVWAVTSEGDRVLESGAPVYRGESIVTGRNANVEIQFQDGTLLGQGQEARVDLDEYVFDGESGGLDFQMVKGVMRLVSGKIAETNPEAFNLSTPLATIGIRGTEIIAKINVDGQVVGVTDMSPGHYVVVATPDGEVRIEAPGLFAGVDADGFLTQVQTLPQDFIDAVQAAVPLTTMGDSPRDPDDPPPDVQDPVPGGTEPGGPDGEPEPAGEPMPGGDDPPPQGVEPPPPPPPPPLPPSSDAGAFDPADFVPPDTTPEPPSDDTVQIPDETVPGGESGGEVWVDQSGNASEHCGTEFGDTLSGMDMNDTLYGIQGDDYLLGGDGNDDLFGECDNDTLQGDAGLDYLVGGNGNDSLVGGAGDDILAGGAGIDTMSGGTGNDTFTISSTTDGIDSIVDMHAACGGGDMISLSKVGANAFGSLRWEGNNLSSYSFAFVQSSDYDGTGVDFDSGETKGIVYASDSGSTSGKLYYDPDDTQAGDEILLATVTETDDDGNPQDNDITSSDIVGDVVR encoded by the coding sequence ATGACTCCGCAGACAGGTATGCAGATCGGCAGTGTGGTGACACTTAACGGCGTGGTGTGGGCGGTGACTTCCGAAGGTGACCGTGTCCTTGAAAGCGGTGCTCCTGTTTACAGGGGCGAATCCATTGTCACGGGTAGAAATGCCAATGTCGAGATTCAGTTTCAGGACGGCACACTGCTCGGGCAGGGGCAGGAAGCGCGTGTAGACCTTGACGAGTACGTTTTCGACGGCGAATCCGGCGGACTGGATTTCCAGATGGTCAAGGGGGTCATGCGGCTGGTTTCCGGCAAGATCGCCGAAACCAATCCCGAAGCGTTCAATCTCTCCACGCCGCTTGCCACCATAGGCATTCGCGGGACCGAGATTATCGCCAAAATCAACGTGGACGGGCAGGTGGTCGGTGTTACCGACATGTCTCCGGGGCATTACGTCGTTGTGGCGACTCCTGACGGAGAGGTGCGTATCGAGGCTCCCGGTCTGTTCGCAGGCGTGGACGCCGACGGCTTCCTGACGCAGGTGCAGACGTTGCCGCAGGATTTCATTGATGCGGTGCAGGCGGCTGTTCCCCTTACGACTATGGGCGATTCGCCGCGTGACCCGGATGATCCGCCTCCTGACGTGCAGGACCCGGTTCCGGGCGGGACCGAACCGGGCGGGCCGGACGGTGAACCTGAACCTGCGGGCGAGCCCATGCCGGGTGGAGATGATCCGCCTCCGCAGGGAGTGGAGCCTCCTCCTCCGCCTCCGCCGCCTCCGCTTCCGCCTTCTTCTGATGCTGGCGCATTCGACCCTGCTGATTTTGTTCCTCCAGACACGACTCCCGAACCTCCTTCCGACGATACCGTCCAGATTCCCGATGAAACGGTTCCCGGCGGTGAGTCCGGTGGCGAAGTATGGGTGGACCAGTCCGGCAATGCTTCGGAACATTGCGGTACGGAATTCGGCGATACGTTGTCCGGAATGGACATGAACGACACTTTGTATGGCATTCAGGGAGATGACTACCTGCTGGGCGGGGACGGGAATGATGATCTGTTCGGCGAGTGCGACAATGACACGCTTCAGGGGGATGCCGGTCTCGACTATCTTGTCGGCGGCAACGGAAACGATTCCCTTGTCGGCGGTGCGGGTGACGACATCCTTGCCGGTGGTGCCGGGATAGACACCATGAGCGGCGGAACCGGCAACGATACGTTTACCATTTCCTCGACCACGGACGGTATCGACTCCATTGTCGATATGCATGCGGCTTGCGGCGGGGGCGACATGATTTCGCTTTCCAAGGTCGGAGCAAATGCGTTCGGCTCATTGAGGTGGGAGGGGAACAACCTGTCCTCGTATTCGTTCGCATTTGTCCAGAGTTCCGACTATGACGGTACGGGTGTCGATTTCGATTCCGGTGAGACCAAGGGCATTGTCTATGCCAGTGATTCCGGATCCACTTCGGGCAAGCTGTATTATGATCCGGACGACACGCAGGCCGGTGATGAAATCCTGTTGGCGACAGTCACCGAGACGGATGACGACGGCAATCCTCAGGACAATGACATCACCAGTTCCGATATCGTGGGAGATGTCGTTCGCTGA
- the hgcB gene encoding mercury methylation ferredoxin HgcB, producing the protein MKGFRYLKDVATLSLDRTACVGCGMCVTVCPHRIFGLRDQKAEITDFDACMECGACARNCPVDAINVTPGVGCASYIMTVWLSRITGRPVTSDCC; encoded by the coding sequence ATGAAAGGATTCCGCTATCTCAAAGATGTGGCGACACTTTCACTGGACAGAACCGCCTGTGTCGGCTGCGGCATGTGCGTGACGGTCTGTCCCCACCGCATTTTCGGGCTGCGTGATCAGAAGGCGGAAATCACGGACTTCGACGCCTGCATGGAATGCGGAGCCTGTGCAAGAAACTGCCCGGTGGACGCGATCAACGTCACACCGGGCGTAGGTTGTGCCTCATACATAATGACGGTCTGGCTGTCCCGCATCACGGGACGTCCCGTGACCTCCGATTGCTGCTGA
- the hgcA gene encoding mercury methylation corrinoid protein HgcA produces MAPPVENISPPTIQDDAPCUGPKPAPRAGGFNRPGYALEPYVIDFRETPVGPVPRIRTELSFQDAFSTARVRIGFGRNNYKVVPGIYCVGNPTEDSPVLVTANYKLTFDAVRRELAGVDAWLLVIDTRGINVWCAAGKELFSTEEIAYSIITTRLADVVSHREVILPQLSATGVAAHGLKKACGFKIVYGPVQAKDLPAFIHAGNEATEAMREVTFTLKQRAELIPVELFTCGKPLAIVIACALLVSGIGPGGYSLETAWTRGAAIICATLIGLLAGGALVPLLLPRLPWKYFSPKGFLVGAITALPTSLLLPFPLSLMEHAAFLLWASAVASYLAMNFTGATPFTSPTGVEKEMRRFIPIQAGIALLAFVIWITAPFIG; encoded by the coding sequence ATGGCACCGCCTGTCGAAAACATATCCCCGCCGACGATTCAAGATGACGCACCGTGTTGAGGACCCAAGCCCGCCCCCCGTGCCGGGGGCTTCAACAGACCGGGATACGCGCTTGAACCATATGTCATCGATTTCAGGGAGACACCTGTCGGCCCTGTCCCCAGAATACGTACGGAACTCTCCTTTCAGGACGCTTTCAGCACAGCCCGGGTACGCATCGGGTTCGGACGAAACAATTACAAGGTAGTCCCCGGAATCTATTGCGTCGGCAACCCCACCGAGGATTCGCCGGTGCTTGTCACCGCCAACTACAAGCTGACGTTTGATGCCGTCCGCCGGGAACTGGCAGGTGTGGATGCGTGGCTACTCGTCATCGACACCCGTGGCATCAACGTCTGGTGTGCCGCGGGCAAGGAACTCTTTTCCACTGAGGAAATTGCATACAGCATCATCACCACGCGGCTGGCCGACGTCGTCAGCCACCGGGAAGTCATTTTGCCGCAGTTGAGCGCCACCGGCGTGGCCGCCCATGGCCTGAAAAAAGCGTGCGGATTCAAAATTGTCTACGGGCCTGTGCAGGCAAAAGACCTGCCTGCGTTCATTCATGCGGGCAATGAAGCCACAGAAGCGATGCGGGAAGTCACCTTCACCCTGAAACAACGGGCCGAACTCATCCCGGTGGAACTGTTCACATGCGGAAAACCGTTGGCGATCGTCATTGCCTGCGCGCTCCTTGTGTCCGGGATCGGACCGGGCGGTTACTCGCTCGAAACGGCATGGACACGCGGAGCCGCAATCATCTGCGCCACCCTGATCGGCCTGCTGGCAGGAGGCGCACTCGTACCGCTGCTCCTCCCCAGACTGCCTTGGAAATACTTCTCACCCAAAGGCTTTCTGGTCGGCGCAATCACGGCCCTGCCGACCTCTCTCCTTCTGCCGTTCCCTCTTTCCCTGATGGAACATGCCGCCTTTCTGCTCTGGGCCTCGGCAGTCGCTTCATATCTGGCGATGAACTTCACAGGGGCGACACCTTTCACCTCGCCCACCGGGGTGGAAAAGGAAATGCGGCGCTTCATCCCCATACAGGCGGGAATCGCACTGCTCGCCTTTGTCATCTGGATTACCGCGCCGTTTATCGGCTAG